In Cuculus canorus isolate bCucCan1 chromosome 8, bCucCan1.pri, whole genome shotgun sequence, a single genomic region encodes these proteins:
- the LOC128852888 gene encoding proline-rich protein HaeIII subfamily 1-like, producing the protein MLRRRARRRLPAPATAAGRPPCRGTRARIGTNCGAEKEREPLPGGGGAAGGDGAAPLLRGTAPHPAAPRDRPPPRCSAGPPPAPPRDRAGPPSPPCSGQRPPRRLRAPPRRRDRAVPRIPPAQRAGTPACGDPAVPGSRPLPRGSPSRLRGLLCPADPPRSRGPPLPCGSLPAQRAETLLPGGSSPTYGDHPPPHVSPPSRLRGLLRLADPPFPRGSPLTRGSPTPRIPPLTPPIPHCPADPPLPRGFPLLPHRSPLAPQS; encoded by the coding sequence ATGCTGCGGCGGAGAGCGCGGCGCCGCCTCCCGGCTCCGGCTACGGCTGCGGGGCGGCCGCCATGCCGCGGGACCCGCGCCCGGATCGGCACAAACTGCGGCGCGGAGAAGGAGCGGGAGCCGCTGCCGGGAGGGGGAGGCGCCGCGGGCGGGGACGGGGCCGCCCCGCTGCTCCGGGGAACCGCCCCCCACCCCGCTGCTCCGCGGgaccgccccccgccccgctgctCCGCGGgaccgccccccgccccgccccgggaCCGCGCGGGACCGCCGAGCCCCCCGTGCTCCGGGCagcgccccccgcgccgcctGCGGGCACCGCCCCGCCGCAGGGACCGCGCTGTCCCGCGGATCCCCCCTGCCCAGCGTGCGGGGACCCCTGCCTGCGGAGACCCCGCTGTCCCGGGGAGCCGCCCCCTGCCCCGCGGATCCCCCTCCCGGCTGCGGGGACTCCTTTGTCCCGCGGATCCCCCCCGGTCCCGCGGACCCCCTCTGCCCTGCGGGTCTCTCCCTGCCCAGCGTGCGGAGACCCTCCTACCCGGCGGATCTTCCCCCACCTACGGAGACCACCCCCCACCCCACGTATCCCCTCCATCCCGCTTGCGGGGACTCCTCCGCCTCGCGGATCCCCCCTTTCCCCGCGGATCCCCCTTAACCCGCGGATCCCCTACCCCGCGGATTCCCCCCCTTACCCCGCCGATACCCCATTGCCCCGCAGATCCCCCTTTGCCCCGCGGATTCCCCCTTTTGCCCCACCGATCCCCCCTTGCCCCACAGTCCTAA